The stretch of DNA GCCGCCGAGAGTTTCGAGGCCCCGGCACGGGATGTGCGCCCGCTGGTCTCCAGCTTCACGATCCTGCCTGCTGCCGATCCGCTGATGCAGGCCGAGGCCTATATCGCCGCACGGCCCGCGCTCGCCACGTTCCTTGCCGACAAGCCGTGGCGCGAGACTTTCGCACGGCTGCTCGCCACATGGGGAGACGGGCTGGCGGAGCGCCTGTCCGCGCAGCCGGAGTTATGGACGCATAGCGACTGGCACCCCTCGAACCTGATGTGGGACGAGGCGGGCGAAGTGGCTGCCGTGTTCGATTTCGGGCTGGCGGACCGGACCTGTGCGCTCCACGATCTGGCGACCGCGCTGGAGCGCTGCGTGATCGCGTGGCTGCGGATCGGCGAGGGCGCGCCGCTGGTGGACTTTCCCGCAGTGCAGGCGCTGCTCGAAGGCTACCACGCGGTGCGCCCGCTTGAGGGTGAGGACCGCCGCACGCTCGCCGCGCTGCTGCCGCTGGTGCATATCGAGTTCGCGCTGTCCGAAGCCGACTATTTCGCCGGTGTGCTCGATGACGCGGACAGCGCGATGCTGGCCTGGCAGGGCTATCTGATCGGTCATGCCGACTGGTTCGAAAGCGAGGAAGGCCGCGCGCTGCTGAGCGCGATTGCAACACAAGGCGTTCTTACATGACCCCTCTGGAAATCGCGGGTGTTGTCGTCAGCGCACTCGGCATCTGGCTCACCGCGCGGCGGGCGATGCTGTGCTGGCCGGTTAATTTCCTCGCCTGCGCGCTGTACTTTGTGCTGTTCTTTCAGGTGAAGCTCTATGCCGACATGGTGCTGCAGGCGCTGTTCGGCTTCGCGATCCTCTATGGCTGGTTCGACTGGGCACGCGGACGCGACGATAGCGGTGCGGTGATCGTCGCCCCGCTGGCGTGGAGCAAGGCCGCGCTCGGCCT from Novosphingobium sp. 9 encodes:
- a CDS encoding phosphotransferase enzyme family protein; translated protein: MPATDPRHDDPRHADHRVHGMGTGLEAPTWAPISGEEAAEVVARFPAAGTLQGIEWHSPRPFSAGALVIAEQGTFFLKRHHLSLRDAAGLAEEHAFIAHLREQGVPVPEVLTADSGSGTVVSGDWIYELHRRVGGVDLYRERQSWTPFLSPAHARAAGAALARLHDAAESFEAPARDVRPLVSSFTILPAADPLMQAEAYIAARPALATFLADKPWRETFARLLATWGDGLAERLSAQPELWTHSDWHPSNLMWDEAGEVAAVFDFGLADRTCALHDLATALERCVIAWLRIGEGAPLVDFPAVQALLEGYHAVRPLEGEDRRTLAALLPLVHIEFALSEADYFAGVLDDADSAMLAWQGYLIGHADWFESEEGRALLSAIATQGVLT